CCGCGGAGAACCTCGTCGAGGCGGTCGCGCCGAGCAACAACCCACTGATCAGCCCGGCGGGCTGGAAGGCGTTCATCGACACTGGCGGCGCCAATGTCGTGACCGGTTCCCGCCAGCTCCTGCACGACCTGTCCAGCTCGCCGCGCGTTCCGACGATGGTCGACCCGACCGCTTACACGGTCGGCACCGATCTGGGTGTCAGCCCGGGAGCGGTGGTCTTCCGCAGCGAGGTCCTCGAGCTGATCCAGTACCGGCCGACCACCGAGACCGTGCGGACCGTGCCGCTGCTGATAGTCCCGCCGACCATCAACAAGTACTACGTCCTCGACCTGGCTCCGGGTCGCAGCCTGATCGAGTATCTGGTCGCGCAGGGCCAGCAGGTCTTCGTGATCTCCTGGCGGAACCCCGACCGGCGGCACCGCGACTGGGGATTCGACGCCTACGCCACCGCGATCCTGGAGGCCTTCGACGCGGTCGACCAGATCACCGGCGCCGGGTCGGCGCACGTCGTCGCCGCGTGCTCCGGCGGTCTGCTGGCCGCGATGACCGCCGCGCACCGCGCCGCGTCCGGCGGGCTGGAGCGGCTGGCCAGCCTCAGCCTGCTGGTGACGATGATGGACCAGAGCAAGGCCGGGATGACCTCGGCGATGCTCGACGAGGAACTGGCCGCCGCGGCGGTCGCCCGGTCGATGCGTACCGGATACCTCGACGGGCGCGCGTTGGCCGAGGTCTTCGCCTGGCTGCGGCCCTCGGACCTGATCTGGAACTACTGGGTCAACAACTACATCCAGGGCCGTCGTCCGCCCAAGTTCGACATCCTGTTCTGGAACGCCGACACCACGCGGATGACCGCGGCCCTGCACCGCGACTTCGTAGACGTCGCGCTGCACAACCGGCTGGCCCAACCCGGCTCGGTCAGCGTGCTCGGCACCGAGATCGACCTGCGGAACATCACTGTCGACTCCTACGTCGTGGCCGGCTCCGCGGACCACATCTGCCCGTGGGTGAACTGCTACCGCAGCGGCCAACTGCTGGGCGGCAAGGTGCGTTTCGTGCTGTCCACCAACGGCCACATCGCCGCGCTGGTCAACCCGCCGGGCAACGCGAAGTCCAGCTACCAGGTCTCCGACGACAACACGCTGGATCCCGACGACTGGCGCCGCGCGGCGCCGACCGAGAGCGGTTCGTGGTGGCCGGACTACGCCGCCTGGTTGGCCGCGCGATCCGGCGAGGCCAAGCCGGCGTCGGGGAAACTGGGCAGCCGCCGACACCCCGCGCTCGAGG
The Sporichthyaceae bacterium DNA segment above includes these coding regions:
- a CDS encoding alpha/beta fold hydrolase; translated protein: MASAVREEAASALAAPLDELLTQAAVGPLRRLFPGQSMARFAGSLIRHPQPVLSRAGGVTAELGRIAVGNSTIAPAGRDKRFADPAWTGNPVLRRIVQSYLLFGKTVQDVVHDVPLEWQDSERMGFAAENLVEAVAPSNNPLISPAGWKAFIDTGGANVVTGSRQLLHDLSSSPRVPTMVDPTAYTVGTDLGVSPGAVVFRSEVLELIQYRPTTETVRTVPLLIVPPTINKYYVLDLAPGRSLIEYLVAQGQQVFVISWRNPDRRHRDWGFDAYATAILEAFDAVDQITGAGSAHVVAACSGGLLAAMTAAHRAASGGLERLASLSLLVTMMDQSKAGMTSAMLDEELAAAAVARSMRTGYLDGRALAEVFAWLRPSDLIWNYWVNNYIQGRRPPKFDILFWNADTTRMTAALHRDFVDVALHNRLAQPGSVSVLGTEIDLRNITVDSYVVAGSADHICPWVNCYRSGQLLGGKVRFVLSTNGHIAALVNPPGNAKSSYQVSDDNTLDPDDWRRAAPTESGSWWPDYAAWLAARSGEAKPASGKLGSRRHPALEDAPGSYVREP